In Paenibacillus sp. FSL R7-0345, a single window of DNA contains:
- the ahpF gene encoding alkyl hydroperoxide reductase subunit F has product MALDADIKAQLAQYLQLMEGEVLLKVSAGDDSVSQETLSLVNELADMSANIKIEHTTLPRTPSFSVNRPGEDTGVTFAGVPLGHEFTSLVLALLQVSGRAPKAEQATIDQIKSLKGEYHFETYISLTCHNCPDVVQALNLMSVLNSGVTSTMIDGAAFKSEVESKEVMAVPSVYLNGEFFGSGRMTAEEILAKLGTGPDASELSDKAPFDVLVIGGGPAGASAAIYAARKGIRTGIVAERFGGQVMETMGIENFIGTKYTEGPKLAASLEEHVKEYEVDVMKTLRAKRLEKKELIEIELENGAVLKSKTVILSTGARWRNVGVPGEAEFKNKGVAYCPHCDGPLFTGKHVAVIGGGNSGIEAAIDLAGIVSHVTVLEFMPELKADSVLQQRLYSLPNVTVHKNVQTKEITGTDKVNGITFIERDTGTEQHVELEGVFVQIGLVPNTDWLAETLERTRFGEIIVDNHGATSIPGVFAAGDCTNSPFKQIIISMGSGATAALGAFDYMIRN; this is encoded by the coding sequence ATGGCGCTTGATGCGGATATCAAAGCACAATTAGCGCAGTATCTTCAGCTCATGGAGGGCGAGGTACTGCTGAAGGTCAGCGCCGGAGACGACAGCGTTTCGCAAGAAACGCTGTCTCTGGTGAATGAGCTGGCCGACATGTCGGCCAATATTAAAATTGAACATACTACACTTCCGCGTACGCCGAGCTTTAGTGTGAATCGTCCGGGCGAAGATACCGGCGTTACTTTTGCTGGTGTTCCGCTCGGCCACGAATTCACCTCGCTGGTACTGGCACTGCTGCAAGTAAGCGGCAGAGCTCCTAAGGCTGAACAGGCAACGATTGATCAGATCAAGAGCCTCAAGGGTGAATATCACTTTGAGACCTACATCAGCCTGACTTGCCACAACTGTCCGGATGTGGTACAGGCGCTGAACCTGATGAGCGTCCTGAATAGCGGCGTAACTAGCACTATGATTGACGGTGCAGCCTTCAAGAGCGAAGTCGAGAGCAAGGAAGTTATGGCTGTGCCATCCGTCTACCTGAATGGTGAATTTTTCGGCAGCGGCCGGATGACCGCCGAAGAAATTCTCGCCAAGCTGGGTACCGGACCGGACGCTTCCGAATTGTCCGATAAGGCACCTTTTGATGTTCTGGTTATCGGCGGTGGTCCTGCCGGCGCGAGTGCGGCTATCTATGCCGCCCGTAAAGGTATCCGCACCGGTATTGTCGCTGAGCGCTTCGGCGGTCAGGTTATGGAGACGATGGGCATTGAGAACTTCATCGGTACGAAGTACACCGAAGGACCGAAGCTCGCTGCGAGCCTGGAAGAGCATGTGAAGGAATACGAGGTCGATGTGATGAAGACTCTGCGCGCCAAGCGCCTGGAGAAGAAGGAACTCATCGAAATCGAGCTGGAGAACGGCGCCGTGCTGAAGAGCAAGACGGTCATTCTCTCCACTGGCGCCCGCTGGCGCAATGTGGGTGTTCCCGGTGAAGCCGAGTTCAAGAACAAAGGCGTGGCGTACTGCCCGCACTGTGACGGCCCTCTCTTCACTGGAAAGCATGTCGCTGTAATCGGCGGCGGCAACTCCGGTATCGAAGCGGCGATTGATCTGGCGGGTATCGTCAGCCATGTGACCGTTCTCGAATTCATGCCGGAGCTGAAGGCAGACTCGGTACTCCAGCAGCGTCTGTACAGCCTGCCTAACGTAACTGTGCATAAGAACGTTCAGACTAAGGAAATTACGGGAACCGACAAGGTGAACGGCATTACCTTTATCGAACGCGACACCGGTACGGAGCAGCATGTTGAGCTTGAAGGTGTCTTCGTCCAGATCGGCCTTGTGCCGAACACCGACTGGCTTGCCGAGACTCTGGAACGCACCCGCTTCGGCGAGATCATCGTCGACAACCATGGTGCAACCAGCATCCCGGGCGTGTTCGCAGCAGGCGACTGCACCAACAGTCCTTTCAAGCAGATCATCATCTCCATGGGCTCCGGCGCTACCGCCGCCCTCGGTGCATTCGATTATATGATCCGCAATTAA
- the ahpC gene encoding alkyl hydroperoxide reductase subunit C, translating to MSLIGKEVLPFKASAYHNGSFIDVSEANLKGKWSVVCFYPADFTFVCPTELEDLQNEYETLKRLGVEVYSVSTDTHFTHKAWHDSSEAIGKITYIMIGDPSHTISRNFDVLIEEAGMADRGTFIIDPDGVIQAIEINADGIGRDASILVNKIKAAQYVRNNPGEVCPAKWQEGSTTLKPSLDLVGKI from the coding sequence ATGTCCCTGATTGGAAAAGAAGTCCTGCCGTTTAAAGCGTCCGCTTACCACAATGGAAGTTTCATCGATGTATCCGAAGCTAATCTAAAAGGTAAATGGAGTGTAGTCTGCTTCTACCCTGCGGATTTCACCTTCGTATGCCCTACTGAGCTGGAAGACCTGCAGAACGAATACGAAACTTTGAAGAGACTGGGTGTTGAAGTATACTCCGTTTCCACTGATACCCACTTTACACATAAAGCATGGCATGACAGCTCCGAAGCTATCGGCAAAATCACATACATCATGATCGGTGACCCGTCCCACACCATCTCCCGCAACTTCGACGTTCTGATTGAAGAAGCCGGTATGGCTGACCGCGGTACATTTATCATCGACCCTGACGGCGTGATCCAGGCTATCGAAATCAATGCTGACGGCATTGGCCGTGATGCCAGCATCCTGGTTAACAAGATCAAAGCTGCTCAATACGTACGTAATAACCCAGGTGAAGTATGCCCCGCTAAATGGCAGGAAGGCAGCACAACCCTGAAGCCAAGCCTTGATCTGGTAGGAAAAATCTAA
- the yidC gene encoding membrane protein insertase YidC, producing MKKIVLLQKWAKPILFMLIGVLPVIVLSGCSAASPSDPINADSAGIFNHLLIYPFSVMIKFFADAFHGNYGLAIVLMTFIIRLAIMPLMMNQARKQTDIKEKMAVLQPELTALNEKYKNDSRVDAKKQQQAEMLQLYQKHQFNPLNMGCLPMLLQWPITLAFYYAIRRTPEIAAHDFLWFSLGKPDLILPLIAAAVYYVQFRVSQSASAQIQQNQNKQMVFLGLLSPVMMGIFSFQMPAALPLYWAVGGMFIIVQTIILNKMYTKPNAATKKQPAGAEDL from the coding sequence ATGAAAAAGATTGTATTGCTCCAAAAATGGGCCAAGCCCATTCTCTTCATGCTGATTGGAGTTCTTCCGGTCATTGTGCTCAGCGGATGTTCGGCGGCATCCCCATCAGACCCGATTAATGCCGATTCAGCAGGGATATTTAATCACTTATTGATTTATCCCTTTTCGGTCATGATCAAATTCTTCGCGGATGCCTTTCACGGAAACTACGGATTAGCGATTGTACTGATGACCTTCATTATCAGACTTGCGATTATGCCGCTCATGATGAATCAAGCCAGGAAGCAAACGGACATAAAAGAAAAGATGGCCGTCCTGCAGCCGGAATTAACTGCACTTAACGAGAAGTATAAAAACGATAGTCGTGTGGATGCAAAAAAACAGCAGCAGGCCGAAATGCTGCAGCTGTACCAGAAACATCAATTTAATCCCCTGAATATGGGGTGTTTACCGATGCTGCTTCAATGGCCGATTACACTTGCCTTTTATTACGCCATTCGTCGCACTCCGGAGATTGCAGCTCACGATTTTCTATGGTTTAGCCTGGGGAAACCAGATCTGATTTTGCCGCTAATTGCCGCTGCGGTGTACTACGTTCAGTTCCGCGTGTCTCAATCCGCTTCAGCGCAGATTCAGCAAAATCAAAATAAACAAATGGTATTCCTCGGATTGTTGTCACCGGTGATGATGGGTATATTTTCTTTTCAAATGCCCGCCGCGTTACCGCTATATTGGGCGGTTGGCGGCATGTTCATTATCGTGCAAACGATTATACTGAATAAAATGTATACTAAGCCAAATGCAGCAACTAAAAAACAGCCTGCCGGTGCAGAAGATTTATAG
- a CDS encoding aldo/keto reductase: protein MEYVKLGRSGLEVSRLSLGTMGFGVPERGNTPWSLKEEESRPVIKQAVELGINFFSTANMYSDGTSEEILGRALKDFTRRDQVVIATKVFVPMRKGPNAMGLSRKAVMTEVDHSLRRLGTDYIDLYQIHRWDSATPIEETMEALHDLVKAGKVRYLGASSMLAWQFAKAQHTAELNGWTRFIAMENRLNLLYREEEREMLPLCKDQGVGITPYLPLAAGRLTRDWDQTTPRSEKDQIARAMFINTEEGDRRVAERVAEVAAKRGIGRAQVALAWLLQKEGITAPVIGATRISHLEESVSSLEIQLSAEEIASLEELYIPHPLI, encoded by the coding sequence ATGGAATATGTAAAGCTTGGACGAAGCGGATTAGAGGTATCGAGGCTTAGCCTTGGAACCATGGGCTTCGGGGTGCCGGAACGCGGAAATACCCCATGGTCACTAAAGGAAGAGGAGAGCAGACCGGTTATTAAGCAGGCAGTTGAGCTGGGAATTAACTTCTTTAGTACTGCAAATATGTATTCCGACGGAACCAGTGAAGAAATTCTTGGACGTGCTTTAAAGGATTTCACCCGCCGTGACCAAGTTGTTATTGCTACAAAGGTTTTCGTACCGATGCGTAAGGGGCCGAATGCAATGGGACTTTCCCGTAAAGCGGTCATGACCGAGGTGGACCACAGTCTCAGAAGGCTCGGAACAGATTACATTGATCTATATCAGATCCATCGCTGGGACTCTGCTACACCAATTGAAGAAACGATGGAAGCCTTGCACGATTTAGTTAAGGCAGGCAAGGTCAGATATCTGGGCGCCTCCTCCATGCTGGCATGGCAGTTCGCGAAAGCTCAGCATACCGCGGAGCTTAATGGCTGGACACGGTTTATAGCGATGGAGAACAGGCTGAATCTGCTGTACCGGGAGGAAGAAAGAGAAATGCTTCCGCTCTGTAAAGACCAGGGCGTTGGCATCACGCCGTATCTGCCGCTGGCCGCAGGCCGTTTAACCAGAGACTGGGATCAGACCACGCCAAGGTCGGAGAAGGATCAGATTGCAAGAGCAATGTTTATTAATACGGAGGAAGGAGACCGTAGAGTCGCTGAGAGAGTAGCGGAAGTTGCAGCTAAGCGGGGAATTGGGCGTGCTCAGGTTGCACTTGCATGGCTGCTTCAAAAGGAAGGAATTACAGCTCCGGTCATCGGGGCTACCCGGATCAGCCATCTTGAAGAATCTGTTTCTTCGCTGGAAATTCAGCTGAGTGCTGAAGAAATAGCAAGCTTAGAGGAACTCTATATTCCACATCCCTTAATATGA
- a CDS encoding RNA polymerase sigma factor, whose protein sequence is MISDRQLIESYRLGQREALECLINRYRDDLFRFCYHLSLEKQETEDLFQEVWVRVLRKLEKYDPERPFKAWLFQVTLNIHKDRYRKWKKLRERLALAWTDESSRFKETGDDAPLTEDFLMKKEEVLYLERCLRTLPKRYLAPLVLFYYEEFSYESIGEVLDVPLGTVKSRLNQGKKLLKAAMGERIE, encoded by the coding sequence ATGATTAGCGACAGACAGCTTATAGAAAGCTACAGATTGGGTCAGCGGGAGGCTCTTGAATGTCTGATCAACAGGTACAGGGATGATTTATTCCGGTTTTGCTATCATCTTTCACTGGAAAAGCAGGAGACAGAAGACCTATTTCAGGAGGTATGGGTGCGTGTACTCCGTAAGCTGGAGAAGTATGATCCGGAGCGGCCGTTTAAGGCCTGGCTGTTCCAGGTGACCCTTAATATACATAAGGACCGGTACCGGAAATGGAAAAAGCTCCGTGAGCGCCTGGCGCTGGCCTGGACCGACGAAAGCAGCAGGTTTAAGGAAACCGGGGATGATGCGCCGTTAACAGAAGATTTTTTGATGAAAAAGGAAGAGGTTCTGTACCTTGAGCGATGCCTGCGAACACTGCCCAAGCGATATCTTGCTCCGTTAGTATTGTTTTATTATGAAGAATTCAGCTATGAAAGTATCGGAGAGGTGCTTGATGTTCCGCTGGGGACGGTAAAGTCCAGGCTAAATCAGGGAAAAAAGCTGCTTAAAGCAGCGATGGGGGAGCGAATAGAGTGA
- a CDS encoding PLDc N-terminal domain-containing protein yields MKNRIGLEKWIFWLLTAIVVMGFGTFFVVMAPSIKEVFEDDYGWLTVIAGLMLLYFALNVLIAVFIYKDASRRKMNPWLWMLAVIYIPNFIGLLLYLFTRRRQHTPVPADPGSNLVKCPHCGNLIHP; encoded by the coding sequence ATGAAAAACCGGATAGGGCTGGAAAAGTGGATTTTTTGGTTGTTGACGGCAATTGTTGTAATGGGATTTGGCACTTTTTTTGTTGTAATGGCTCCTTCTATAAAAGAAGTGTTTGAGGATGATTATGGCTGGCTCACGGTGATTGCTGGGCTTATGCTGCTGTATTTTGCTTTAAATGTGCTGATCGCCGTGTTCATCTATAAAGATGCCTCAAGGAGAAAAATGAATCCCTGGCTGTGGATGCTGGCCGTCATCTATATTCCTAATTTTATCGGACTGCTGCTTTATCTGTTTACCCGCAGACGGCAGCATACTCCTGTACCGGCAGATCCGGGAAGTAATTTGGTGAAGTGTCCTCATTGCGGTAACTTAATTCACCCCTAA
- a CDS encoding MarR family transcriptional regulator, with protein MDNLSELNEDEMQIWNMWKGSFKRVFGRVVKEMSDHTGLSEGDFGVLDRLVQFGNGKLRQHELADSMDWDKSRLSHHLTRMEKRGLVLRKPSDTDRGVQVMITSAGKSALAEALPIVSKAIRRHFLDLITDQDIESIARMADKTKNP; from the coding sequence ATGGACAATTTGAGCGAGCTTAATGAAGATGAGATGCAAATATGGAATATGTGGAAAGGCTCTTTTAAACGTGTTTTCGGCCGCGTTGTAAAAGAAATGTCTGATCATACCGGACTATCAGAGGGTGATTTCGGAGTATTGGATAGGTTAGTTCAGTTTGGGAACGGCAAGCTGCGGCAACATGAGTTAGCTGACTCAATGGACTGGGATAAAAGCCGTCTGTCCCATCATTTAACGCGTATGGAGAAGCGCGGTCTGGTTCTGAGGAAACCTTCTGACACGGACCGGGGTGTACAGGTTATGATTACGTCTGCCGGAAAGTCAGCACTGGCTGAAGCCCTGCCCATCGTTTCAAAGGCTATACGAAGACATTTTCTGGATCTGATAACCGACCAGGACATCGAGTCGATTGCACGAATGGCAGATAAAACAAAAAATCCTTAA